TTTTTAACTCGGCGACATTGGTCAGAGCAATACACCATGTTGTCCCAATTTTTATCGAGCTTCTTTGACCAACTAAATTCACGCTCACAAACTGGGCATTCTTTTTTACGGACGTTCTTTTTCTTATGCGCCATAGCGGGCATCCTTATAGGTAATGATTAGCAGTGGTGACTTATAGTCAGCGAAATACTAAACGGTTACGGTGTTAACCTCGCTAAGCCTACATTTGTAGTACTTGCGCTCGGTTGCCTTGTAACCATTTTAGATTTCTTTGACTATAGTATTGTTATTAAATAATGCTGTTAAATATTGGTATTAAATAACAAGGCAATCTAAACCAGCCAATAAAAAAGACCAGATCAAGCGACCTGGTCTTTATCGAATGACATTAGAGTCAGCAATTAATCAGTGCACTGATTTAAAAGCGCTTTTTAAAGTCAGGTGGTAGCTGCTTTTCTAAATCTTTCATTTGACGTTCCATATCTTCTTTGCTCGGCATATTATTTGGATCTAATCCAAATGGAGGCATACCGCCAGCACCTTGGTTTGGCTTAGCACCGCTATTACCACCGCCAAATAATGGGCCGCCACCGCCTTGAGCACCACCGCCCATGCCGGTTAAGCTTTGCACCGCTTTCATCATTTTGCCTAACCCTTCAGGCTTCGATAGCATTTTCATCATTTTTGCCATCTGTTTGTGTTGTTTTAGCAGACGGTTAATGTCTTGAATCTCTTTACCAGAACCGGCAGCAATACGACGCTTGCGGCTTGGGTTAATCTTGTCTGGGTTTTTGCGCTCATAAGGCGTCATTGAGTTAATCAACGCCTCCATTTCCCGCACTTTTTCTTCTGGCTTGGCTTCTTCTAGCGCTTCTTTCACACCAGCACCACTCATGCCTGGCATTTTATCTAAGAAACCGGCCATACCACCCATGTTTTTCATTTGCTGGAACTGGGTTAGCAAATCCTCAAGGTCAAAGTCGCCGCCTTTTTGGATTTTCTTCGCCATTTTTTCGGCTTTGTCACGGTCAATCTTTTGCTCAACTTCTTCAACCAAACTTAAGACGTCACCCATGCCCAAGATACGCTGAGCAATACGCTCAGGGTGGAAGGCTTCAAGCGCATCTAACTTCTCACCACGACCCAAGAATTTAATGGGCTTATCAGTAATGGCACGTACTGATAACGCCGCACCGCCGCGCGCATCGCCATCAGTCTTGGTTAAGATAACACCAGTTAGTGGTAGCGCATCGTTAAAGGCTTTCGCGGTATTAGCCGCGTCTTGACCGGTCATCGAGTCAACCACGAATAGGGTCTCAGATGGGTTAGCCGCAGCGGTTAACGCTTTAATTTCATCCATCATATTCTCATCGATATGCAAGCGACCTGCGGTATCGATAATCAGAATATCTTGGTACTGAATCTTAGCTTCTTCGATAGCGCGCTTGGCGATATCAATCGGATCTTCATCAACCGTTGAATTAACGAACTTGGCATTTACCTGACCGGCGACCTGCTCTAGCTGCTTAATAGCGGCTGGACGATAGACGTCGGCCGAGACCAGCATGACTTTTTTCTTATGACGCTCTTGTAGATATTTGGCTAATTTACCCGCGGTAGTGGTTTTACCCGCACCTTGTAGACCGGCCAATAAATAAACCACAGGTGGCTTACCTGTCATCTCAAGCTGCTGATTGGCACTGCCCATCATTTCTGTCAGCTCATCATAGACAATTTTGACAAAAGCTTGACCCGGTGCCAGCTCTTTTAATACCTCTTGACCCAGCGCTTTTTCTTTAACGCGCTTCACAAAGTCACGGGTAATCGGCAAGGCAACATCCGCTTCAAGCAGTGCCATACGCACTTCACGTAGCGTGTCTTTAATATTATCTTCAGTCAGTTGACCTGAGCCTGAGATTTTACGCAGGCTGCCAGAGAGTCGTTCGGTTAACGTATCAAACATAAGGGGTTCTCAATCAATCGTTGGTTAAATTTACAAATTAAATATTGGTTTTAAGTTTTAACTTTTAAGTAATCACTGCTACTTTATATCGCAAATCGGTTGTCGCTAATTATTTATTACTTAATAACGGTTTAGCGTATACATCTGTTGATGTCATAATTCGGTTGTTGGCCGCTAATTTCAAGCCAATTTTGGCTTTATTCACCATCTTTCGGCCTATTCAGCGTTAAGCGTATTTAGCGTCATGACAAGGCGTTGACATCAATAACATTTGGTATTAATAACAATCGCAAATAAGAGTCATTCTATGTTAAATTAGCATATTAGGCTTTCTGTAGCCTGTCTGAGTGTGGCACTATCGTCTCGCAGGTCAGCTGTTAAACACGCTATCCCTGCTGATATGCCGCGACAAGTTTACGCTGAACCATACAGAATAGCATACTAGTATACCAAACATTATACGGCCTAACCTGTTAACTCGATTTATTTGGAAACCAAAACACCGTGTTGCTCGCATACCTGATCGCTCTTATCGTCTACACCCTAGTTGGCTGCCATTTATTATGGGCGCTACTAAAGATGAAACCCATCGCCAAGGGCTTCACTATCGGCATGTTATTGGTCGGCTTAGTGGCGCACGCCATTACCATCTACCCTCATATATTTACCCTTTATGGGCTAAATTTCAACTTATTTAACACCGCCAGCCTAATCAGCTTCTATTTTACCTTATTTTACGTGATGTTCAGCTTTTATCGTCCCGTACTTAGCTTAGGGGTATTCGCGACCCCTTTGGCTGTGATTGGTCTTAGCTTAGGCTATTTTGGTGTGGCGCCTTATGCGCCCTTAACTGATATTAGCGCTGGTCTTGAACTTCACATTATCTTATCTATCGCTGCTTACTGTATGTTGTTAATGGCTGCGGTACAGGCGCTGATTGTGCGTATTCAAATCCGTGAGCTCAAGCACAAAACCAAACAGCGCTTCTGGGTCGATAAACTACCGCCGTTACAAAGCATGGAATCACTATTATTTGATATGATTTTGGTTGGCTTTACTATTTTAACGGTTGCGTTAGCGGTCGGCTTTGTCTATGTCAGCGACTTATTAGGTCAGCACATTGTCCACAAAACGGTGTTTAGTATCATCTCTTGGCTATTATTTGGTGCTCTATTGGTCGGTCATTGGAAATATGGTTGGCGTGGTCGCCGAGCAGCCAACATGACAATCTGGGCGTTTATTTTATTAGCGATTGGCTTTATCGGAAGTAAGTTTGTGCTCGAGATGCTGCTGTAGCTGTAGACTGTTGTTTAAGCTTAGATTTATCTGAATAAGGTCCTCAACTGAGTTAGTAATTAGCCCCCGTTTCAACTCACCCTATCAGTTTACTGGCGTTGGTTACAATAAATCGTGGCTAAGTTGTGAGTTTTGTTAATATTTATCGGTTTATGCTTAACGTTTGCGCTAAGTTGTGCGATAATAGCGGGATAATTGATTTGAAAAAATACCATTTCTGTGGTATAAATACGCCCTTAAAAATTTTATCATGGTTCCTCTTTATTTGTTGTGGCGAATAAAGGGTTGGCCAATACCTTTCTGTTAACATTTTATTCAAGTTGCAGTCCTATGTGTCCATAACCGCATTGTGATTCGTTATCTTGAGTAGTTAAGGCAATCTATTATTCCGGCATGATTTACATGCCACAACCGATGCCTTACAACTTTATTAGGAGTCCGTCATGTCTCGAGTATGTCAAGTGACAGGAAAGCGCCCTCAGGTGGGTAACAATGTTTCGCATGCGCTAAACAGAACCCGTCGTCGCTTTTTACCAAATCTACATAACCATCGTTTTTGGGTAGAGTCAGAAAACCGTTTTGTTCGTCTTCGCGTTTCTACTAAAGGTATGCGTATTATTGATAAGCATGGTATTGATAAAGTACTTGCTGATTTACGCGCCAAAGGTGAGAAAGTATAGTCAGCTAATCGGCTAACAAGAGCTGTTAATAATAAACAGTATCTTACTTTTACAATTTAATAGGAAAGCATCATGAGAGACAAGATCAAGTTAGTATCTACTGCAGGTACTGGTTACTTCTACACCACTACCAAGAACAAACGTACTATGCCTGGCAAAATGGAAATCAAAAAGTTTGATCCAAAAGTACGCAAGCACGTTATCTTCAAAGAAGCTAAAATCAAGTAATTTATTACTGATTGGCCATCGCTTATTGATTCTATAAGCGTTTTGGTTTTAGAGCAAAGAGGCCGGTTATCAATTGATAACCGGCCTCTTTCTTTTTACTTTGTTTTATTATTGGTTTGATTGCTAGGATAGATTTAACTTAAATCAGAGCTTAGCTAAAATGCTCAGGTTCCTCATCATAGACGTTGGCATGCCACTGGCTTACTTGACGCTGCATCACCTCTTGAATGGCGGCATGAATCATTTTGTGCCCAATAAACTGAGCATCACTACCTAAGATATCTTTTAATTTGCTTGAAAAATCAATGGTTACTAAAGGCTCATCAGAATCGGCTGAATCACGCAGTACGATTTGGCCTTGGTCATTTTCAACCAACTCAAGCACAGTCTCTTGTACAAAACCTTGGCCTTGGCGTGTACGACGCTCACCAGTTTCTGTATCAATATCAATTTCGAATTTATCTTTATCAGAATTAAACACCATGCTTTATTCACCTCTTATTGGCTTGTGTATCATTATACAATGGACGCTTTGGTGTCTAATTTCAAGCCTGAATTGTTGCAATGCATTGCAGCAACTTGCTAGCGCTAAGTTTTGTTGCCAAAACTGACTTTAATAAGCCATACGTCAGCATTTAGGATTTAACGCTTGGCACTTTAACGCTTAGTACATAAGTATAGTAATACTTCATACCAACTGTTTAACGCCAATAACGCAGTTTTGCGAGGGTAAATAGCAGTGCCACGAACATACCCAGATAATAAGCATTCTTTAACTCAAAGCTAGGATCTCGGTATTTAAACGGTATGGCGACGACAGCAGTCGCTGTTGGAAAGATAACCAGCATTAACAGCCACTGCTCGAATACCGCCAGCCAACCTTGCCAGCCTGCGGCATGACGTAAACCTGATAAACCCATCAGTAGACAGGCAATAATTAAGGTTTTAATTAAGCCTTTGGGAATATTTTCAGGATACGGATAATAAAATGAGTTGCGATCAAAGATGGACAAATTGGTTCCTTTTTTAGTTATAACAATAGGCTGCTGTTTGTAAACTAGCTGTATGCGCCCATAAACCATAACATGGTGACACAAGAAATCAGCCAGCCTAGGGTTAACGCATTACGGCGCTGAATGTGCATGCCTTTTACTTTGTTCATAATCACTGAACCCAGCCAAAAACCGGCAGGGATAACAACCACAAATAAAGGTACCAACACTGCCGCATGACGGATAACATCCGCCAACGGATCACCGGCCAATAAGCGAAATACATAACCGGCCAAACTTAATACCAATGCAAATGACGCCAACCCTATGGTCACGCTTTTGGGTATCAGGCTTGGCGTATTAGGGTCATTGCTATCGACTGTATTGGCTTGCTGATCTAGATGATGATTACTCATAATGTCACTTATATTAATAGCCACTTGTGTTCAAGTCGCTCAAATTAAAAGCCACTTAAATTAAAATCACTGGTAATGACTAAACTTGGGTAGAGCCAACCAAACTCAGCTCATGACGCATGGCATCAATGGCTTGCTTATAATCTGGCTGATTAAAAATCGCTGAACCGGCGACAAACATATCGGCGCCCGCTTCAGCAATGGCTTTGATATTATTGGCTTTAACCCCGCCATCAACCTCAAGACGAATGTCACGGCCACTGGCATCAATCAATTGACGGACTTGTCTGATTTTATCAATAGTACCCTCAATGAAAGATTGACCGCCAAAGCCTGGGTTAACACTCATCAATAAGATTTGATCCACTTTATCCATCACATAATCTAGATGGTGCAATGGCGTGGCCGGGTTTAATACCAGACCACACTCAGCGCCGCCATCTTTGATCATCTGTAATGAGCGGTCCACATGCAAGCTGGCTTCAGGATGGAAGGTAATGATACTGGCGCCAGCGTCTAAAAACTGCTCAATCATACTATCGACTGGCGATACCATCAGATGCACATCAATCGGCGCATCGATACCATAATCACGCAACGCCTTACATATCATGCTACCAAAGGTTAAATTTGGCACATAATGATTGTCCATCACATCAAAATGAATCACGTCTGCACCAGCAGCCAACACCGCATCCACTTCATCACCCAAACGGGCAAAATCAGCAGATAAGATAGATGGAGCGATTAAGTAATTAGGTGAGGTAGCTGCTTGCTGTGTACGGCTCATAGTCAAACTCTTTTTTGATTTAAGTTTTGATTTAAGGGGTTCAATAACAAAGCGCTATTATAACAATTATCACAGCGATTAAGCGCTTTATCTTAGTCTAAAGCGTTATCTAAACCCAGCGCTTTACCTTAGCCTAAAGTTTTATCTTAGCTTAAAGACAAGGCGGCGTTGTAATGATGTTCGATATGATCTTCGATAACGGTTTGAATATAGTAGTAGCTGTGATCAAAACCGGCATGATAACGCAAGGTTAATGGCTGCTCGACTTGCTGACACGCTTTTTGTAGTGCTTCTGGACACAAATAGCCTTGTAGATAAAAGTCATCTGCACCGCCTTGATCCACTAAAATCGATGGGTACAACTTGCCGGCTTTAGTTACCGCTGTCACTGCATCATATTGTGACCACGCGCTGTCACCTTGGTTTGAGTCGGCACCGAAATACTCAGTAAAGGCAGCCTGCCCCCACTCTGATTCACTGGCCACACACACTGGCGCAATTGCTGAGACGCTGACAAACTTACTCGGATATTTAAAGCCAAACATC
Above is a window of Psychrobacter sp. FDAARGOS_221 DNA encoding:
- a CDS encoding DUF2256 domain-containing protein encodes the protein MAHKKKNVRKKECPVCEREFSWSKKLDKNWDNMVYCSDQCRRVKKYEGVEKPE
- the ffh gene encoding signal recognition particle protein, giving the protein MFDTLTERLSGSLRKISGSGQLTEDNIKDTLREVRMALLEADVALPITRDFVKRVKEKALGQEVLKELAPGQAFVKIVYDELTEMMGSANQQLEMTGKPPVVYLLAGLQGAGKTTTAGKLAKYLQERHKKKVMLVSADVYRPAAIKQLEQVAGQVNAKFVNSTVDEDPIDIAKRAIEEAKIQYQDILIIDTAGRLHIDENMMDEIKALTAAANPSETLFVVDSMTGQDAANTAKAFNDALPLTGVILTKTDGDARGGAALSVRAITDKPIKFLGRGEKLDALEAFHPERIAQRILGMGDVLSLVEEVEQKIDRDKAEKMAKKIQKGGDFDLEDLLTQFQQMKNMGGMAGFLDKMPGMSGAGVKEALEEAKPEEKVREMEALINSMTPYERKNPDKINPSRKRRIAAGSGKEIQDINRLLKQHKQMAKMMKMLSKPEGLGKMMKAVQSLTGMGGGAQGGGGPLFGGGNSGAKPNQGAGGMPPFGLDPNNMPSKEDMERQMKDLEKQLPPDFKKRF
- a CDS encoding inner membrane protein YpjD, with amino-acid sequence MLLAYLIALIVYTLVGCHLLWALLKMKPIAKGFTIGMLLVGLVAHAITIYPHIFTLYGLNFNLFNTASLISFYFTLFYVMFSFYRPVLSLGVFATPLAVIGLSLGYFGVAPYAPLTDISAGLELHIILSIAAYCMLLMAAVQALIVRIQIRELKHKTKQRFWVDKLPPLQSMESLLFDMILVGFTILTVALAVGFVYVSDLLGQHIVHKTVFSIISWLLFGALLVGHWKYGWRGRRAANMTIWAFILLAIGFIGSKFVLEMLL
- the rpmB gene encoding 50S ribosomal protein L28, whose protein sequence is MSRVCQVTGKRPQVGNNVSHALNRTRRRFLPNLHNHRFWVESENRFVRLRVSTKGMRIIDKHGIDKVLADLRAKGEKV
- the rpmG gene encoding 50S ribosomal protein L33, with amino-acid sequence MRDKIKLVSTAGTGYFYTTTKNKRTMPGKMEIKKFDPKVRKHVIFKEAKIK
- the rpe gene encoding ribulose-phosphate 3-epimerase; the encoded protein is MSRTQQAATSPNYLIAPSILSADFARLGDEVDAVLAAGADVIHFDVMDNHYVPNLTFGSMICKALRDYGIDAPIDVHLMVSPVDSMIEQFLDAGASIITFHPEASLHVDRSLQMIKDGGAECGLVLNPATPLHHLDYVMDKVDQILLMSVNPGFGGQSFIEGTIDKIRQVRQLIDASGRDIRLEVDGGVKANNIKAIAEAGADMFVAGSAIFNQPDYKQAIDAMRHELSLVGSTQV